A genomic window from Silene latifolia isolate original U9 population chromosome 11, ASM4854445v1, whole genome shotgun sequence includes:
- the LOC141612309 gene encoding peroxidase 4-like codes for MATIQALVFLVMVSVGITNAQLSANFYSSTCPKLMSTVQPVVRSAIKKEARMGASLLRLFFHDCFVNGCDGSILLDDTSSFTGEKTAKPNNGSVRGFEVIDQIKASVEKACPGVVSCADILAITARDSVVALGGPTWNVLLGRRDAKTASLSAANNNIPPPSSSLSALMTSFQNQGLSTTDLVALAGGHTIGQARCVSFRPHIYNDSNIDASFAKTRRSNCPSTTGSGDNNLAPLDLQTPTHFDNKYYNNLVNTKGLLHSDQQLFSGGSTNALVQTYNSNPSQFTKDFVAGMINMGNIQPLTGSNGEIRTNCRKTN; via the exons ATGGCCACCATCCAGGCATTAGTTTTCCTTGTAATGGTTTCCGTGGGGATCACAAATGCCCAACTTAGCGCTAATTTTTACTCGAGTACTTGTCCGAAGCTCATGTCTACTGTTCAACCGGTGGTGCGATCCGCTATCAAAAAGGAGGCACGCATGGGTGCTTCTCTTTTAAGATTGTTCTTCCATGATTGCTTTGTTAAT GGTTGTGATGGATCAATCCTACTAGACGATACATCAAGCTTCACAGGTGAGAAAACTGCAAAACCAAATAATGGTTCAGTTAGAGGATTTGAAGTAATCGACCAAATTAAAGCTTCGGTTGAGAAAGCGTGCCCTGGTGTCGTCTCATGTGCCGATATTCTAGCCATTACTGCAAGAGACTCTGTTGTTGCA cttGGCGGACCAACATGGAACGTGTTGCTAGGTAGACGAGACGCCAAGACGGCTAGCCTATCAGCTGCTAATAACAACATACCACCCCCTAGTTCCAGCCTTAGTGCTCTTATGACTAGCTTCCAAAATCAAGGCCTTTCTACCACTGATTTGGTTGCTTTAGCTG GAGGTCACACAATTGGACAAGCAAGGTGCGTATCATTTAGGCCACACATATACAACGACAGCAACATTGACGCTTCATTTGCAAAAACAAGGCGTTCGAATTGTCCGAGTACGACTGGGTCCGGTGACAACAACTTAGCTCCATTGGACCTTCAAACCCCGACTCATTTCGACAACAAGTACTACAATAACCTTGTCAACACGAAAGGTCTCCTACATTCGGACCAACAACTGTTTAGTGGCGGTTCCACAAACGCACTTGTTCAAACTTATAACTCGAATCCTAGCCAGTTTACCAAGGATTTCGTGGCGGGTATGATCAACATGGGAAACATTCAGCCACTCACTGGATCCAACGGAGAGATTAGGACCAATTGCAGGAAGACCAACTAA